A single Anopheles arabiensis isolate DONGOLA chromosome 2, AaraD3, whole genome shotgun sequence DNA region contains:
- the LOC120902970 gene encoding protein glass-like, translating to MQANTAELLPAGDPLGVSWNGIPFGYSSEYGGLSSSDWITPLAAELESVPHGCGTVASQQKDYYQPMIGSGMHRISPLNSSSEAVETNSSEHAYPPFAVSYHHPAYHHHHHHQHHQTVNYGAKCYPHIQQSQQHQQQQQLKQEHQPSRKIPTNGSRYVPNGYYTPNGRTSATDGGSPMPQPSLYPSPPVQSHPAEESSYSAKLYSGGGGGLQYMSGDHVPPPPTMSFSGHTDPALSTLYSASDHYQPYSVSSMGYEESATPAFSAAALSPAMESTLAPQKYEAWSSESSVMQPMMSPMGYPLLGHAHSLAIKQEYIPPAYISPSPSSMAGGSSIKTELMSETSRSPPPESDRPPADGIVMAQQPQPLPPTACPSPQPLPAVKAKRAPSAKPTDTPTAGKKSTRNSNNYGDQFACPECRRTFARQCGLTQHTKWHHSGEKPFRCLTCGKCFSAQTALDDHLERHTTTDKPYRCQHCPKAFFHKNDLRRHGFQHTGTAPHACRYCLKTFARKDHCHSHECSHERKIQRKERKSKGSRSGVPVSGMELPPVTNTVLDSAISTPVVELALQFIDTEQRIVA from the coding sequence atgcaaGCAAACACGGCCGAACTACTGCCGGCAGGCGATCCGTTGGGTGTTTCGTGGAACGGGATTCCCTTTGGCTACAGCAGCGAGTACGGCGGTTTGTCCAGTTCCGATTGGATAACGCCGCTGGCAGCGGAGCTGGAAAGCGTTCCACATGGTTGTGGCACTGTGGCATCGCAGCAAAAGGATTACTACCAACCGATGATCGGCAGTGGAATGCATCGCATCTCCCCGCTCAACTCATCGAGCGAAGCGGTCGAGACCAACTCCAGCGAGCATGCGTATCCGCCCTTTGCGGTATCGTATCACCATCCTGcttaccaccatcatcaccatcatcagcatcaccaGACGGTGAACTATGGAGCCAAGTGCTATCCACATATTCAACAGtcccagcagcaccagcagcagcaacaactgaAACAAGAGCACCAACCGTCGAGGAAGATCCCAACGAACGGATCACGGTACGTGCCGAATGGTTATTACACGCCGAACGGGCGTACGTCCGCAACCGATGGTGGATCGCCCATGCCACAGCCGAGCCTGTACCCCTCCCCACCGGTACAATCGCACCCGGCGGAAGAGTCCAGCTACAGCGCCAAACTGTACAGTGGAGGCGGTGGTGGTTTGCAGTACATGAGCGGCGATCATGTTCCGCCACCACCGACGATGAGCTTTTCCGGCCACACGGATCCTGCGCTGTCCACCCTGTACAGTGCTAGCGATCATTACCAGCCGTACAGCGTGTCCTCCATGGGGTACGAGGAGAGTGCGACGCCGGCGTTTTCGGCCGCCGCACTCTCCCCGGCAATGGAATCCACGCTGGCACCGCAAAAGTATGAAGCATGGAGCTCGGAATCGTCCGTCATGCAGCCGATGATGTCACCGATGGGCTACCCGCTGCTCGGCCATGCCCATTCGCTAGCGATAAAGCAGGAGTACATTCCGCCGGCCTACATCAGCCCATCGCCCTCCTCGATGGCCGGCGGGAGCAGCATCAAGACGGAGCTCATGTCCGAAACTTCCCGCTCACCACCGCCGGAGAGTGATCGGCCGCCGGCGGACGGAATTGTGATGGCCCAGCAGCCGCAACCACTACCACCGACAGCCTGCCCTTCGCCCCAGCCGCTGCCAGCGGTGAAAGCAAAACGAGCACCGTCGGCCAAACCGACCGACACACCGACGGCGGGGAAGAAATCTACgcgaaacagcaacaactacGGCGACCAGTTCGCGTGCCCCGAGTGCAGGCGTACGTTCGCGCGGCAGTGCGGCCTCACGCAGCACACCAAGTGGCACCATTCGGGCGAGAAGCCGTTCCGCTGCCTCACCTGTGGCAAGTGCTTCAGCGCCCAGACTGCGCTGGACGATCATCTCGAGCGGCACACGACCACGGACAAGCCGTACCGGTGCCAGCACTGCCCGAAAGCGTTCTTCCACAAGAACGATCTGCGCCGGCACGGGTTTCAGCACACGGGCACCGCACCGCACGCCTGCCGGTACTGTTTGAAAACGTTCGCCCGCAAGGACCACTGCCACAGCCACGAGTGCTCGCACGAGCGGAAAATTCAGCGCAAGGAGCGGAAATCGAAAGGGTCGCGGTCCGGCGTACCGGTCAGCGGTATGGAGTTGCCGCCGGTGACCAACACGGTGCTGGATTCCGCGATATCGACGCCAGTGGTCGAACTGGCGCTGCAGTTTATCGACACGGAACAGAGGATAGTGGCGTGA